The Acetomicrobium sp. S15 = DSM 107314 genome window below encodes:
- a CDS encoding UDP-N-acetylglucosamine--N-acetylmuramyl-(pentapeptide) pyrophosphoryl-undecaprenol N-acetylglucosamine transferase — translation MINLLIVAGGTGGHIWPSIAFGRWVERNAGARVTFICGNRPIEREIYSWAGVNPIILPLSGSPLGKMKAFVSRSADAVLSAIKAWEIIKETDADLCLLFGGYVSAPFILASRIKGVKAVIHEQNAIAGRVTRLAWRTGIPVLSGWNRCRPFPPGTFTSVGIPVRKIEELEAAEGWKRLGLSGSPFNPPRVLVMGGSLGSVSLKEIAIGLSRRPEFTSWGFIIVGFPSTHEMLPQNVISLPRVWDISALFSLASIAIVRGGASTLAELLAYKLPAIVVPWKEAVGNHQVENGRCFVELGGGKMWTEREPIENLAAMLQELAEITASEARCYDVYETVCSKMWGRLMSFFSSKGEDFIV, via the coding sequence ATGATTAACTTGTTGATCGTGGCAGGGGGAACGGGAGGGCACATATGGCCATCTATAGCCTTCGGCCGGTGGGTTGAGCGCAATGCCGGCGCGAGGGTTACTTTCATCTGTGGCAACAGACCGATTGAGCGCGAGATCTATTCGTGGGCCGGGGTAAATCCGATAATCCTGCCGCTCTCCGGATCGCCGCTTGGCAAGATGAAGGCTTTTGTTTCAAGGAGTGCGGATGCTGTGCTCTCTGCAATAAAGGCTTGGGAAATAATAAAAGAGACCGATGCAGACTTGTGTTTGCTTTTCGGCGGTTATGTTTCAGCACCCTTCATTCTGGCCAGTCGGATCAAAGGGGTTAAAGCAGTCATACACGAGCAAAACGCCATCGCAGGAAGGGTAACACGCTTGGCGTGGCGAACGGGTATTCCTGTCTTATCTGGCTGGAATCGCTGTAGGCCTTTCCCTCCCGGAACTTTTACGAGTGTGGGGATACCGGTCAGAAAGATAGAAGAGCTCGAAGCTGCAGAGGGGTGGAAGAGGCTGGGCTTGTCGGGGTCGCCCTTTAACCCTCCGAGGGTTTTAGTTATGGGAGGTTCCCTTGGAAGCGTTTCGTTGAAAGAAATCGCTATCGGGCTTTCCAGACGTCCGGAATTCACATCTTGGGGCTTTATTATCGTCGGATTTCCATCTACCCATGAAATGTTGCCCCAAAACGTGATATCCTTACCTCGTGTATGGGATATATCGGCACTCTTCAGCCTGGCCTCGATAGCTATAGTTCGAGGCGGTGCCTCCACGCTCGCTGAGCTATTGGCTTATAAACTGCCAGCGATCGTTGTGCCGTGGAAAGAGGCTGTTGGAAACCATCAGGTCGAAAACGGGCGCTGTTTCGTAGAGCTCGGCGGCGGAAAAATGTGGACGGAACGTGAACCGATCGAAAACCTTGCCGCCATGTTGCAGGAACTTGCAGAGATTACAGCGTCGGAAGCCAGGTGTTATGACGTTTATGAAACGGTTTGTAGCAAAATGTGGGGACGACTAATGTCTTTCTTTTCGTCGAAGGGAGAGGATTTTATTGTTTGA
- the murD gene encoding UDP-N-acetylmuramoyl-L-alanine--D-glutamate ligase, which produces MKCCERVTVVGGGVSGTTLALLAKKIGHPVFVSEKDKLSPERKDLLANAGIPWEEGHSERALQADLMLLSSGIPPYAPLVLAAQKQGITVIGEVDFVAPHLRGKTIGVTGSNGKSTTTALLGYLLAACDLKVAVAGNIGNPLADFAFTPYDYIVIELSSFQLHWSKAFHADLAIVTNLRPDHLNWHGSAASYFCSKGHLVELKKPSAWLISQAEALNLLPPCDLERATFTVHSEREGVDLPNRIILGERTVLLERGGKRAELFAFRDLAILGHHNVENAAMAMAAVALLGEDVSRARGALASFKGLPHRCEEVARKGGVLFVNDSKGTNVAAAVTALQSLNGKKIVILGGRGKGESYELLAKAVAEEAKAAVLLGEEREEIGKALRGVGFTAFCFVSDMEEAVKYAYNIARPGDVVLLSPACTSWDMYSNFEERGNHFKRLVSELA; this is translated from the coding sequence ATGAAGTGTTGTGAGCGCGTAACCGTGGTAGGCGGAGGAGTAAGCGGCACCACCCTCGCCCTTTTGGCCAAAAAGATAGGGCACCCCGTCTTCGTCTCAGAGAAAGACAAACTTTCTCCGGAGCGCAAGGACTTGCTCGCAAACGCTGGAATACCTTGGGAGGAGGGGCATTCAGAGCGTGCACTCCAAGCCGACCTTATGCTTTTGAGCTCTGGCATTCCTCCCTATGCTCCTCTAGTGTTGGCAGCCCAGAAACAGGGCATAACAGTTATAGGAGAGGTGGACTTTGTGGCGCCTCATTTGAGGGGCAAGACGATAGGCGTAACCGGGAGCAATGGAAAGAGCACTACGACAGCGCTCCTCGGCTATCTTTTAGCCGCCTGCGATCTGAAAGTAGCCGTGGCTGGGAATATAGGCAACCCTTTGGCCGATTTTGCCTTTACTCCCTACGACTATATAGTCATCGAACTATCAAGCTTTCAGCTACACTGGTCCAAGGCATTCCATGCCGATCTCGCTATAGTGACCAACTTGAGACCTGACCATCTGAATTGGCATGGCAGCGCAGCCTCTTATTTTTGCTCCAAAGGGCACCTCGTTGAGCTCAAAAAACCTTCGGCCTGGTTGATCTCACAGGCGGAGGCGTTGAATTTGCTTCCGCCTTGCGATTTAGAGCGCGCAACGTTCACTGTGCATTCTGAAAGGGAGGGGGTAGACCTCCCTAACCGCATCATTTTGGGAGAAAGAACAGTCCTCTTGGAGAGGGGGGGGAAGAGGGCAGAATTGTTCGCTTTTCGTGATCTCGCCATTCTTGGGCACCATAACGTAGAAAATGCCGCCATGGCTATGGCCGCCGTCGCATTGTTAGGTGAGGACGTCTCGCGAGCGAGGGGAGCACTTGCCTCGTTTAAGGGATTGCCGCACAGGTGCGAAGAGGTGGCCCGCAAAGGGGGCGTGCTCTTCGTGAACGATTCAAAGGGCACCAACGTTGCCGCTGCTGTGACTGCATTGCAATCTCTCAACGGAAAGAAGATCGTGATTCTCGGAGGGCGCGGTAAGGGAGAAAGCTACGAATTGCTCGCCAAGGCAGTAGCTGAAGAGGCGAAAGCGGCGGTGCTATTAGGAGAAGAGAGAGAAGAGATAGGCAAGGCACTGAGAGGTGTTGGCTTTACAGCCTTTTGCTTTGTTTCCGATATGGAAGAGGCGGTCAAATATGCCTATAACATCGCCAGACCAGGCGATGTGGTACTCTTGTCGCCGGCTTGCACAAGTTGGGATATGTACAGCAATTTCGAGGAAAGGGGCAATCATTTTAAGCGGTTGGTGAGCGAGTTGGCTTGA
- a CDS encoding FtsW/RodA/SpoVE family cell cycle protein — MQETRPRDGLKTDPLLFLIPLVLSVIGVVMITSATSYSSLERFGSPWVLGLKQLKWLSVSLMAMVMVYSVPLHMWRKIAPVLWLLALAATWATLFPGIGRSVGGARRWLSVGGFSFQPLEALAPAFSIYLAFIMSEKSSKGRAFLRCLTVAAFSTLPLFFQPNAGGVLLIFTLAMGIYVINHGWRYPILAGGIMVAAFLWLTIAEEYRRRRWVAFLDPWSDPLDKGFQIIQGLIAFANGGFWGVGLGRGLQKLQYLPAMHTDYILAIVGEETGLIGTMSLLLVYALFSWRSYSLWTALDDPSMKSLLWGLILSLLLPLFINLAGVLKMAPLSGMPLPFLSYGGSSLLFMWMRVGIMLKISSQFKAKERVVDFYD; from the coding sequence ATGCAAGAAACGAGGCCAAGGGATGGCCTAAAAACGGATCCGCTTTTGTTTCTGATCCCGCTCGTCTTGAGCGTGATAGGGGTAGTGATGATCACGTCCGCTACCAGCTATTCATCTCTTGAGCGCTTCGGATCGCCGTGGGTCTTGGGCTTAAAACAGCTCAAATGGCTCTCGGTATCTTTAATGGCTATGGTGATGGTCTATTCGGTCCCGCTGCATATGTGGAGAAAGATAGCGCCCGTCTTGTGGTTGCTGGCATTAGCGGCTACGTGGGCTACCTTGTTTCCCGGAATCGGCAGGAGCGTCGGGGGAGCAAGGCGTTGGCTGAGCGTAGGAGGTTTTTCGTTCCAGCCCCTTGAGGCTCTTGCCCCAGCCTTTTCCATATACTTGGCTTTTATCATGAGCGAGAAATCTTCGAAGGGTAGGGCCTTTTTAAGATGCTTAACGGTAGCAGCTTTTTCCACACTCCCGCTCTTCTTCCAGCCGAACGCCGGCGGAGTATTGTTGATATTCACTCTGGCAATGGGCATATACGTGATCAATCATGGTTGGCGTTACCCTATCTTGGCAGGTGGCATAATGGTGGCAGCTTTTTTGTGGCTGACGATAGCCGAGGAGTACAGGAGGCGGAGGTGGGTTGCATTTCTCGACCCGTGGAGCGACCCATTGGATAAGGGCTTTCAAATAATACAGGGACTTATTGCATTCGCCAACGGCGGCTTCTGGGGCGTCGGCTTGGGACGAGGCCTTCAAAAACTTCAATATCTTCCGGCGATGCATACGGATTACATCTTGGCCATTGTGGGGGAGGAAACAGGCCTCATCGGCACGATGTCGCTCCTTTTGGTTTACGCGCTATTCTCTTGGAGGAGCTATTCTCTGTGGACAGCGTTGGATGATCCGTCTATGAAATCGCTGTTGTGGGGACTTATCCTCTCCTTGTTATTGCCTCTCTTCATCAACCTGGCTGGCGTACTCAAAATGGCCCCCCTTTCTGGGATGCCGCTTCCTTTTTTGAGTTATGGCGGCAGTTCGTTGCTTTTCATGTGGATGAGGGTAGGCATCATGTTGAAGATATCCTCCCAATTCAAAGCAAAAGAGCGGGTGGTCGACTTCTATGATTAA
- the murC gene encoding UDP-N-acetylmuramate--L-alanine ligase, giving the protein MFESLDVETLKKIKSAHLLGVGGAGMSGLALLLEEMGLRVSGCDATITCYTQKLKEKGIEVALGHDVRHLDEYSPDLVIYSSAIPEGNGEMNKAIVRGIPVMKRAEILSLIFNCKRGIGIAGTHGKTTTTSMISMILEVAGFEPTMAIGGEVTDIGGNAKLGKGDYMVCELDESDRAFELFRPAMTVITNIDWDHVNMYSSLLEVIHVFKHFVNCRKDGAPLILCGEDKGTQLLMEHIDRSKGKIVTYGFGSGWDWGAKELHPKFGGGISCMVMRNGADVGVLDLAVSGEHNVLNALAACAVSYELGIPFEVCRSVLGCFRGAKRRLQHLENYNGIDFFDDYGHHPREIEATLRALKSIFPGRRIVVIFQPHRYTRTAAMYKEFARVLAEVDFLLLMPVYPADERPIDGVSSELIARELRDNLNFHNLLTCYGDVTEEDAIGTIGEFLEAGDLLLTLGAGDVDLFGERVLEAVKAKAHLGAPIAAGTNT; this is encoded by the coding sequence TTGTTTGAGTCTCTGGACGTGGAGACGTTGAAGAAAATAAAATCTGCGCACCTTTTGGGCGTAGGTGGAGCTGGCATGAGCGGCCTTGCCTTGCTCCTGGAAGAGATGGGGCTTCGTGTGTCAGGGTGCGATGCCACCATAACGTGTTATACCCAAAAACTCAAAGAGAAAGGAATCGAAGTTGCGTTAGGACACGATGTGAGGCATTTAGACGAATATTCACCTGATCTCGTCATTTACAGCAGCGCTATACCCGAAGGAAATGGCGAAATGAACAAAGCTATTGTCAGGGGAATACCAGTGATGAAACGAGCCGAGATCCTGAGTCTGATCTTTAATTGCAAACGTGGGATTGGCATAGCCGGAACTCACGGCAAGACCACTACCACCTCCATGATATCCATGATACTCGAGGTAGCGGGGTTCGAGCCCACGATGGCAATAGGCGGTGAGGTTACAGATATAGGCGGTAATGCGAAGTTGGGGAAAGGAGATTACATGGTCTGCGAACTCGACGAGAGCGATAGGGCCTTTGAACTGTTCCGTCCCGCTATGACCGTGATAACCAACATTGACTGGGACCATGTAAATATGTATTCATCCCTCCTGGAAGTCATCCACGTCTTTAAGCACTTTGTAAATTGTCGCAAAGATGGCGCCCCACTGATCCTTTGCGGGGAAGACAAAGGGACACAACTATTGATGGAGCATATCGACAGATCTAAGGGCAAGATCGTCACATACGGCTTTGGCAGCGGTTGGGATTGGGGGGCGAAGGAGCTGCACCCCAAATTTGGGGGAGGCATAAGTTGCATGGTTATGCGCAACGGCGCGGATGTTGGCGTGCTCGATTTGGCCGTCTCGGGCGAACACAATGTCTTGAACGCCCTTGCGGCCTGCGCCGTAAGCTATGAGCTCGGCATTCCTTTCGAGGTGTGTCGGTCTGTCCTCGGATGCTTTAGGGGTGCGAAGAGGAGGCTACAGCACCTCGAGAATTACAATGGGATCGACTTCTTTGACGACTATGGTCACCATCCCAGAGAAATAGAGGCTACGCTTCGGGCCTTGAAGAGTATATTCCCTGGGCGTAGAATCGTCGTCATATTTCAGCCGCATCGTTATACAAGAACAGCTGCGATGTATAAGGAATTCGCCAGGGTTTTGGCTGAGGTGGATTTCCTCCTTCTCATGCCTGTATATCCTGCTGACGAACGACCGATAGACGGCGTTTCATCGGAACTTATAGCACGCGAGCTGAGGGATAATCTAAACTTTCACAACCTCTTGACCTGTTATGGCGATGTGACCGAAGAAGATGCCATAGGAACCATTGGGGAATTTCTGGAAGCCGGCGACCTGCTCCTGACGCTCGGAGCGGGAGATGTCGATCTTTTTGGCGAAAGGGTTTTGGAAGCTGTGAAGGCAAAGGCTCACCTTGGTGCGCCAATAGCTGCGGGCACGAACACCTAA
- a CDS encoding UDP-N-acetylmuramoyl-L-alanyl-D-glutamate--2,6-diaminopimelate ligase → MESHNLTINETHVSADSGKAIFPLRKLCMELDERKAPFRLVGNDSDVFVIDTFSDSRRPIKGGLFCCVKGEHLDGHLYAKDAVRAGATALLCERELPDIDVPQLVVSDARRVMGLCAAIIHGYPAEKLVMLGVTGTNGKSTTTILIRSFLESRGIRCGLLGTIFYSDGEDEPADRTTPEGPEIQRWLSKMVKKGCKACAMEASSHGLQQGRLEGCHFDGAAFTNLTPEHLDYHGDMESYFRAKSLLFERYMKEDWRGASNADDPYGKRLLSRYPDRLLPYSLKGPIEGGVWGSVKGASFDRLTMDIFLPSGESLIEVHIPMIGLYNAYNVLAAVTMGWSLDIPLCDMKKVLENAPLVPGRMERYVFPNGPCCVIDYAHTPDALENVLKALKEVSRGRLIAVFGAGGERFAENRPKMGEVAARLADFIMVTMDNPRSEDPNSIAEQIVTGIRASGYNTPYEVILNRTEAVCTALDMANEGDVVLLAGKGPEQYIIIGKERIPYSDLEAVKSWARKRNLN, encoded by the coding sequence ATGGAGAGCCATAATCTTACGATAAACGAAACGCATGTATCGGCTGATAGCGGCAAAGCTATATTCCCGTTGCGCAAGTTATGCATGGAGCTCGACGAACGGAAGGCCCCTTTTCGCCTTGTAGGGAACGACAGCGATGTATTCGTAATCGACACCTTCAGCGATAGCCGAAGGCCCATCAAGGGTGGGCTTTTTTGCTGCGTTAAGGGAGAGCATCTCGATGGGCACTTATACGCTAAAGACGCCGTCCGTGCCGGAGCCACTGCCCTTCTTTGTGAGAGGGAGTTGCCGGATATCGACGTACCTCAACTTGTAGTCTCTGATGCCAGGAGGGTTATGGGGCTCTGCGCTGCCATCATCCACGGTTATCCAGCGGAGAAACTCGTGATGCTGGGAGTGACCGGCACCAACGGCAAGAGCACCACCACTATCTTGATAAGGAGCTTTTTGGAAAGCAGAGGCATCCGCTGTGGGCTTTTGGGGACAATCTTTTACAGCGACGGCGAAGACGAGCCGGCCGATCGCACTACGCCAGAAGGACCGGAAATCCAGCGTTGGCTGAGCAAGATGGTCAAGAAAGGATGCAAGGCGTGCGCCATGGAAGCCTCTTCTCATGGGCTACAGCAAGGAAGACTGGAGGGTTGCCATTTCGACGGAGCGGCCTTCACGAACTTGACGCCTGAACACTTGGATTATCATGGAGATATGGAGAGTTACTTTAGAGCAAAATCACTATTGTTCGAGCGATACATGAAAGAAGATTGGCGCGGGGCATCGAACGCCGATGACCCTTATGGCAAAAGGTTGCTTTCTCGTTATCCGGATCGCCTCCTGCCATATAGTTTAAAAGGCCCAATCGAAGGCGGAGTATGGGGGTCGGTCAAGGGGGCAAGTTTTGATCGATTGACCATGGACATCTTTCTGCCGAGTGGCGAGTCGCTCATTGAGGTTCATATTCCCATGATAGGCCTCTATAACGCGTATAATGTGCTGGCCGCTGTGACGATGGGGTGGTCGCTCGACATTCCTCTTTGCGATATGAAGAAAGTCTTAGAGAATGCCCCTCTCGTTCCTGGCAGGATGGAGCGATATGTTTTTCCAAACGGTCCTTGCTGCGTCATCGACTACGCTCATACTCCTGATGCGCTGGAAAATGTGTTAAAAGCTCTGAAAGAGGTCAGCCGTGGGAGGCTTATAGCAGTCTTCGGCGCCGGAGGCGAGCGATTTGCTGAAAATCGCCCGAAGATGGGGGAAGTGGCAGCCCGGTTGGCGGATTTTATAATGGTAACTATGGATAATCCGAGGAGCGAAGATCCCAACTCGATAGCTGAACAAATTGTAACGGGCATTCGCGCCAGCGGATACAATACTCCCTATGAGGTAATCTTGAACCGAACAGAAGCCGTCTGTACGGCATTGGACATGGCAAACGAAGGGGATGTGGTCCTGCTCGCGGGCAAGGGCCCAGAGCAGTATATTATAATCGGCAAGGAGCGCATTCCCTATAGTGATTTGGAGGCCGTTAAATCATGGGCAAGGAAGAGGAATCTGAATTAG
- a CDS encoding penicillin-binding transpeptidase domain-containing protein encodes MRERLPWLLIGLFFVLVGWRIVNVQLLPDPRVVAQADQQYWAQVSISTGRGTIEDRNGFPLAISAPSISLFIDPLYWNPSRANELSSLLAPEEIREISRPLEGRFRWLARKLEPEKADKIMRLSLPGIFAIKEMKRTYSGGKLAAHVVGFVDIDDRGLAGIEYEWDRVLYSPPQAKVLLRNAAGNLLDVLPSHLMSHGRGSVQVTIDARIQYIVSRHLARGAERHKAQWGTVICMDPRDGAILAMASWPTFDPNNRKELAFPELTRNNAINRVYEPGSTFKPVVMSLALEQGYVSSKREFHCRGEVKVADGMIRDIHRGGHGKLTPLDIIVKSCNVGMAQVGIILPSRETYSCLKEWGFGIPTGIELGGEEGGLINPPETWRGVTPANIAIGQGVAITPLQLVRAFSAIANGGVLLRPYLVERAFDARGRLVHEGKREALARVLSPGTASWMRGALRNVVLNGTGVRANSSLVEVAGKTGTAQVAKGGLYEKGRHVASFAGFWPFEDPRFVMIVVIGDPKEGGYQGGEVAAPIFRDIVDEITASRLEQT; translated from the coding sequence GTGAGGGAGAGGCTACCTTGGCTATTAATTGGCCTATTTTTTGTTCTCGTGGGCTGGCGCATAGTAAACGTGCAACTCTTGCCAGACCCTAGGGTGGTAGCTCAGGCCGACCAACAGTACTGGGCACAGGTATCGATAAGCACGGGACGTGGAACCATCGAAGACCGAAATGGCTTTCCGTTGGCCATTTCTGCTCCGTCAATTAGTCTTTTTATAGATCCTCTATATTGGAACCCGAGCAGGGCGAACGAACTTTCATCGCTTTTAGCGCCAGAAGAAATAAGAGAGATCTCAAGGCCTTTGGAGGGGCGCTTCCGGTGGCTCGCCCGCAAATTGGAGCCGGAAAAGGCCGATAAAATTATGCGCTTATCACTTCCCGGGATCTTTGCGATAAAAGAAATGAAACGCACGTACTCAGGCGGCAAATTGGCGGCCCATGTGGTGGGTTTCGTGGACATTGATGATAGAGGGTTGGCTGGTATAGAATACGAATGGGATCGTGTGCTTTACTCTCCGCCCCAGGCCAAAGTCCTCTTGCGCAATGCTGCTGGCAATCTTTTGGATGTACTGCCGTCTCATTTGATGTCGCATGGAAGGGGTAGCGTGCAGGTGACCATAGATGCCAGGATCCAATATATAGTTTCAAGGCATCTGGCCAGAGGGGCGGAGCGCCACAAGGCCCAATGGGGAACAGTCATATGTATGGATCCACGGGATGGAGCTATATTGGCTATGGCCAGTTGGCCCACTTTCGATCCAAACAATCGAAAGGAGTTGGCCTTCCCTGAACTGACCCGCAATAATGCCATCAACAGGGTGTACGAACCCGGCTCGACGTTTAAACCGGTAGTGATGAGCTTAGCCCTGGAACAGGGATATGTGTCGTCGAAGAGGGAGTTTCACTGCCGAGGAGAGGTCAAAGTGGCTGACGGTATGATACGCGACATTCACAGGGGTGGTCATGGCAAACTAACGCCGTTGGACATCATAGTGAAATCCTGCAACGTCGGTATGGCTCAGGTCGGCATCATACTTCCATCCAGAGAGACATATTCTTGCCTGAAAGAGTGGGGCTTCGGCATCCCTACTGGCATAGAGCTTGGGGGGGAAGAAGGTGGGTTAATCAACCCGCCCGAAACGTGGCGAGGTGTGACGCCGGCCAACATAGCTATCGGTCAAGGGGTTGCCATAACGCCTTTACAGTTAGTGAGGGCTTTTTCTGCTATCGCAAACGGAGGAGTGCTTTTGCGTCCTTATCTCGTAGAGCGTGCCTTCGACGCCAGGGGACGTTTGGTTCATGAGGGCAAGAGGGAAGCTTTAGCGCGTGTTTTGTCGCCTGGCACAGCGAGTTGGATGCGAGGAGCGCTCCGTAATGTGGTGCTCAATGGAACAGGCGTGAGGGCGAACTCGTCCCTCGTCGAGGTGGCAGGCAAAACAGGCACCGCTCAGGTAGCCAAGGGCGGTTTATACGAGAAAGGACGGCACGTGGCATCGTTTGCGGGCTTCTGGCCCTTCGAGGATCCGCGCTTCGTCATGATTGTAGTTATAGGAGATCCGAAAGAAGGAGGATATCAAGGGGGCGAGGTGGCAGCCCCCATTTTTAGGGATATCGTCGATGAAATTACTGCGAGCCGATTGGAGCAAACATAA
- the mraY gene encoding phospho-N-acetylmuramoyl-pentapeptide-transferase yields the protein MLLSGVAIVTAISGLFLQEIWIRCLRRLRIGQVAKWYGPQGHTAKTGTPTMGGVVFLALPLLALLLSPNEDIAAKELFSIWGLPWLAAAVGLFDDLLKYMRRSGEGLSSLHKLLWQAAVVLPWAIFVSLNMNIFLWHGLRLQPLLACLLLSFLTVGFLNAVNVTDGLDGLAAGSAAISFAVLLFCFRVPRVMLPAVVGLCAAGSFLWHNAYPAKVFMGDVGAHFLGGLLMSATIQSGPIFLIVPLGWLFGVEALSVIVQIISLRLWGRRIFRMSPLHHHFELLGWRETHIVARFWIFHALGMALLFMLAHALFGPFPEVQGVTP from the coding sequence ATGCTGCTCTCTGGCGTGGCAATCGTAACTGCGATCTCCGGCCTTTTTCTCCAAGAGATATGGATACGCTGTCTGCGTCGCCTGCGAATAGGCCAGGTGGCGAAGTGGTACGGCCCCCAAGGGCACACCGCAAAGACCGGCACACCTACTATGGGCGGCGTAGTTTTTCTGGCGCTTCCCCTCCTGGCTTTACTTCTCTCACCGAATGAAGATATTGCCGCAAAAGAATTGTTCAGTATATGGGGGTTGCCGTGGTTGGCTGCTGCTGTGGGTCTATTTGACGATCTGCTTAAATATATGCGCCGCTCAGGCGAAGGTTTAAGCAGTCTTCATAAGCTTTTATGGCAGGCAGCGGTGGTGCTCCCCTGGGCTATTTTTGTGTCGCTGAATATGAATATATTCCTCTGGCACGGATTGCGCCTACAGCCGCTTTTAGCGTGTCTCTTGCTGTCATTTTTGACGGTGGGTTTTTTGAACGCCGTGAATGTGACAGATGGGCTTGACGGTCTGGCAGCAGGCAGTGCCGCCATATCCTTCGCCGTCCTTTTATTCTGCTTCCGCGTTCCGCGCGTCATGCTCCCGGCCGTTGTAGGGCTTTGCGCCGCAGGATCGTTTTTGTGGCATAATGCCTATCCGGCAAAGGTCTTTATGGGAGACGTCGGAGCTCACTTTTTGGGCGGCCTGCTCATGAGCGCGACGATCCAAAGCGGTCCGATCTTCCTCATTGTACCGTTGGGATGGCTCTTCGGAGTGGAGGCGCTCTCCGTGATCGTCCAAATAATCTCGTTAAGGCTTTGGGGGCGGCGAATCTTTCGCATGAGCCCTCTGCACCATCACTTTGAGCTCTTAGGTTGGCGCGAGACGCATATCGTGGCGCGGTTTTGGATATTTCACGCCTTGGGAATGGCTTTATTGTTTATGTTGGCGCACGCGCTCTTTGGCCCTTTTCCTGAAGTGCAGGGGGTGACACCATGA
- a CDS encoding UDP-N-acetylmuramoyl-tripeptide--D-alanyl-D-alanine ligase, with translation MGKEEESELEHDRGRPRLGEVAKAVTARLWGPDIALPAFCADSREIRPGNGFVALPGKRKDGHAFIEEALKKGAKAVVARLEDADKLSGDYPNVAFLGVADTLEALVEMARFYLRWVRPKEVIAITGSVGKTTTKKLLSQALSVQFKVCASEKSYNTLIGCSLAILSMESDADILVLEMGTNAPGEIAMLVKFFPPTLGIITEIAPSHLEGLGSIEGVLQAKLELLGSGRLSVLSYNFDNTTLRSALKAANKTLNFISVGYEHGSAWRILSSKVFIDDRGPRLNLLLEHGGKTFVLESALWERQYSYALAFALAASYHCGVPAEAAIAAIEEVLPEKGRGHTWMGPHGAWIIDESYNANPASMIASIDSASLLPCKGTRWALLGGMKELGGESDLWHRSVVERLRSFGKALLLGEEWKGTLADEDDRFRLVSSIEEGCAILDASLKPGDLLLVKGSRAYGLEEALKSWEERECCSLAWQS, from the coding sequence ATGGGCAAGGAAGAGGAATCTGAATTAGAACACGATCGAGGGCGCCCACGTTTAGGTGAAGTTGCCAAAGCGGTAACGGCTCGCCTTTGGGGGCCAGACATCGCTTTGCCCGCTTTTTGTGCGGATAGCCGCGAGATTCGCCCGGGCAATGGTTTTGTGGCCTTGCCCGGGAAGAGAAAGGACGGGCACGCCTTTATAGAAGAGGCCTTGAAGAAGGGGGCCAAAGCGGTCGTAGCGCGCTTGGAAGATGCGGATAAGCTCTCAGGCGATTATCCCAACGTGGCCTTCCTCGGCGTTGCAGATACGTTGGAAGCGCTCGTGGAGATGGCAAGATTTTATCTGCGTTGGGTGAGGCCGAAAGAAGTAATAGCAATAACCGGCAGCGTGGGAAAGACCACGACGAAAAAGCTCTTGAGTCAAGCCTTGTCTGTGCAATTTAAGGTATGCGCATCGGAGAAGAGCTATAACACGCTCATAGGATGCTCATTGGCCATACTTTCCATGGAAAGCGACGCAGATATCTTGGTCTTAGAGATGGGCACGAACGCGCCTGGCGAGATAGCGATGCTCGTGAAATTCTTTCCGCCCACCCTCGGCATTATTACAGAAATTGCTCCATCTCATCTCGAAGGGCTTGGAAGCATCGAGGGTGTCCTGCAAGCTAAGTTGGAGTTGCTCGGATCCGGCAGGCTTTCAGTTTTGTCTTATAATTTTGATAATACTACACTTCGTAGCGCCTTGAAGGCCGCAAACAAAACCTTGAACTTCATCTCGGTGGGATATGAACACGGCTCTGCCTGGCGCATCCTGTCCTCGAAAGTCTTCATCGACGACAGAGGTCCACGTCTTAACCTCCTCTTGGAACACGGAGGCAAGACGTTCGTTCTGGAAAGTGCCCTGTGGGAGAGACAATATTCCTATGCGCTCGCCTTTGCCTTGGCGGCCTCTTACCACTGTGGTGTTCCTGCTGAAGCCGCTATAGCTGCAATTGAGGAGGTTTTGCCCGAAAAGGGCAGAGGGCACACATGGATGGGTCCCCATGGGGCCTGGATCATAGACGAGTCTTATAATGCAAACCCCGCCTCTATGATCGCCTCTATCGACAGCGCGTCACTCCTTCCTTGCAAAGGGACGCGCTGGGCCCTTCTCGGGGGGATGAAGGAACTCGGGGGGGAAAGCGACTTATGGCATAGAAGTGTAGTCGAAAGGTTGCGCTCCTTCGGCAAGGCGCTTTTGTTAGGAGAGGAATGGAAGGGCACGTTAGCAGATGAAGATGATCGTTTCAGACTCGTATCGAGCATAGAAGAAGGATGTGCCATACTTGACGCCTCTTTGAAGCCCGGTGATTTGCTTTTGGTAAAGGGATCGAGGGCGTATGGCCTGGAAGAGGCGTTGAAAAGCTGGGAGGAGAGGGAATGCTGCTCTCTGGCGTGGCAATCGTAA